Below is a genomic region from Rosa chinensis cultivar Old Blush chromosome 5, RchiOBHm-V2, whole genome shotgun sequence.
TGTTTCGTGGCATATTTGTagtcattttcttttttataataaaaaaaatacacttGATATTATCCAGTTGTCTATTCATATAAGTGTAATTGCACGCATTGCACGTCAGTGCTCTGAATCATTTTTCAACAGTAAATTGGAGCAGAGTTTTAGGAAGGGTAACTTTACGTTTTCTATACTCAACTCTAGTTGGTCCAATTTCAATTTGTTCTAAAATCTATGGATACATTCATTAcaatatattatatttaattatttatcatGCGCTCAATCAACATGAACTAACAATCGAAAGATGTTAGATAATTCTCATTGGACCTAATTTTCCATTTTCTTGCCATTGACGGCTTCTCAGGTAATTGGACTTCAGCCATATATAGGTCAAGGTCATAAGCCCGTTAgattaaaatttcattttgtagcCCAACCCAAACTTATGGGCTGACTTGTCCAGGTTAACCCAACCCAGCCCATTTCTATATCAGGGTCGTTGTCCATTCTCAGCTCAATACCTGAAATTCCATCATCAATAATCCAAATGGACATTTCTGAAGCTCACAAAAACCTTATCCAACTGAGAAAATCCAATGAGGTAAAGCCAAGTCAGCAACAAGTATCTTGGTGTATCCAAATGTGTGTTTCTGAAGCCACAAGTTCCTCATGTGGTTGAGGTGAAGACTCTGTTATTCAAAAAGCTTATAATCTTTGCATTACAGGCTACCATAGTTCAGAAAATTatcaaaaaaacaaagagagactTTTGTAGACTCCTAACATCAGTTGTGATTAGAAAATGGCAGCAGCTACTGTGACTACTTCTCTCCCCCAGTTCAATGGGTTGAGACCCAAGATCTCATCCAATGTACAGAGCTTGGTAGGTGCTTGTTTTTCTCTCATTCATTTCTAGACTATTTTGCTTCTGAATGTGTGTAATGCAGTTGGTTCTGCTTCATGTTTATTGAAATATATGTTCAATGGGAGTGTTAAAGATATAGTAGAAGTTGGATCTAGGACTGTGTCACAATATGGTATCTATTTTGATGATTTATGCATGGATCAAATTTAGAAGTTTATAATAGGAAATTTGACCAATTAGGTACAAGTTAAAGGTATAGTAGGAGCTTTTGTATTTGGGTTAGAAGTTTAATTTGTAAGACCAGTGATTACTCTCCCTCCATAAGTAATGGACCCGTTTATAGTGGTCCGTTCTTTAAGTGATCGGAAGTTCTTATGGCTGGTTATTGTTTAAGTGATCGACATAAGTAATGCAATACTCATCAAATTTTGTTTACCAAATAATTTGATATTGttttatttatcttattttGTGTCCATGCACGATTAAGATCTTATTTGATAAACAAATTCTGTGAATTAAACATTTTCTGTAGTAAAAATCCAAAATCTTAGAAAGTTTTAAGCTAGTTGGGTGAAGATGATGATCATGCTCATATGGGAATTATACAGTTAGACACTCTAACTTGACCCCCAACTACTATATGGTTTTGTTAATTCTTGCACTAGTTAACTGACTAAAGTATGCCTCATCATTCAGGCTGCTGTTCAACCAATGAGGCGCAAGAGCCAAGGTGCCTTGGGAGCTCGCTGTGATTTCATCGGTTCACCCACCAATTTGGTAAAGCATATATTTCTCTTTTCTGTAAGAATTTGAACTATGAAGCTTAGAAGGCGATCAAAACTAACGCATCTTCTTCCTTTTTGATTCAGATAATGGTGACTACTACAAGCCTAATGTTGTTTGCTGGGAGATTCGGGTTGGCGCCATCTGCAAACAGGAAGGCAACAGCAGGATTGAAGCTTGAAATAAGGGACTCAGGGCTTCAGACCGGTGACCCAGCTGGGTTCACCCTTGCTGATACCTTGGCTTGTGGGACTGTGGGTCACATCATTGGGGTTGGGGTTGTTCTTGGCCTTAAGAACATTGGTGCTCTGTAAAAAGTAATGTGAATTCAAATTTACGAGTATTTAATTTCAAGGTTCTTTGCTTTCTTCCTCTGCTCAACAATCACGAGATTCAAAAACTTAAACCGGATCCTAAAATGAGGTAACAACGTAGAACAAGTGGAGCGGACGTGAAGTGTGCCACTAATATAACATGCTTTAGATATCAAAACGTTTGTATGATTATTCTAACTACGATTCACATTCAAAGGCCACTGAAGGagttaacaaaagaaaaagtaggAATAAGAAGCAAATGTGAATTGTCTCAACCGCAAACAGTACCTTCGACATTCTTCTTCCTCATGCAACATTAACAGAGCTTATCAACTTGATAAATCACTCTCCTTCTCAAACAAGAACATCGTGTGGGGGCGTGACAACTGTTAAATGCTGCAGGCTATCTCACAAGTTACGAGAATCACGATAAAGCATAttcattttttcttctcttcttgaaATTTACTACATAACGCAAAAGATGCATCTTCGAAGTAAATTTCCGGCAGAAGTATTTTACAAATGGCGCATCAAAGACAACACATATGTACTgaaactaaaagaaaatgttAAACATAAAACGGCCACTCAGCGTTGCATGACTGGGAGAGATAAAAGAACAATTCAAAACACTATCAGTGCAACCTTGTCAGCTCTTCTACTCTCTTGCAGAGCTCCTCCACTGGAACACTCATTTGTTTTGAAATTTCATCCATTTTCCCACGGCTGAGATCAAGGAATGACTCAATAAGATCCCCATCCAAGAAATTTTTGGTGTCTGAGGTCTTCTTCTCATTGCAGAATGATCTCCACTGCTCATGGCTCAATCCTCCAACACCCTTTATCACCTTCCTCAAGTTCGTCTGAAGCTTCTCTAGAAAGGAGTAATGTTCTTGAGGAAGTGAAGCAATAACTCCAATTACGCCATTAACAGTGCCAAATATCACAGTAGGAATCTGGCCCACATCAGAATCTGGCAAGCGCATGACAAGAGAACCATGCCGAAACCGATTGACAAATTCCCCAAGGTGATACTCTCCAACAACCTCAAGACGGCCCCGTTCCTCATCAGTCGCACCTTCACTATTTTTCCTAACAGTAAAGAGGTTGTAAAAATTTTCAGCGCCAAGGTAAACATCATCATCAAGGATCTCTACAGCGGACATCCAATTTGCGTTGTAGTCTCGGGCTCGCTCCTCGATGGCACCTTCCTCGTGCTGTAAGACAAGAACAAATTGTTTTTTAGTGCAAAAGATAAATGTTATATTTCCAGATCTGGGACTAACCATGCTTTCAATAAGCAAAAAGATGAGAATTCTTGATGAATTAGTAGTTTGTCAtatgagggggggggggggggggggggatggcTATACCTTATAGATTAGTAACGAAATCGACTTCATTAAATCACCAACAACAATGAAGTCTCCACGAGTTTGTACGTAGAGGGCAAGTATGTGACCATGATGTCCACATTCAGACTGCAGCTCACGAGTACCATCATCCCGGAGTGTCCACTTGTATAACTGTATCTTTTGATTGATGGCAGCAAGTAATTTTCCATTGAAAGCATTCAAAGAGTAAACAGATCCCTTAGTTTCCTTTTCAGCAATGAGCTGCAGCTTCCCATCTTCGACCAGGAAAACCAGAATGCGACCCtgcaattatttttttatgaacaTATCATGAAAGTCAGTTTTTGTGTTGGAATGAAGTCAGCAAGTCACCAATTCATGCGGCACAAATCAGTAAAAAGATTTATCTGCCATCCTACCTTGGTCGGCTCATTTTCTTCTGGCAGAACATATGCAGTCCCAACACAGTAATATACATTACTATCATCTGAGAAGGAACAGCTAAGTATGGAACAAGCATACTCGAAAGCATCGAGTTGATAATACGTCACGAGGTCAAAACTTTGGTCATCTAACAAACGGATGAAGTGTGTTTCAGAATCCTCTGCACCAGTCTGATTATTTTTTACACTACATATTGCAAAGGTCCTCGACTGCTCCTGATGGCAGATGCGGCGTGCATGCTCCCCTAGAGGAATAGAACGGATATGAAGCTTCTGGATGTCATCAATTGTGCCAATGGTAAGTTCACCTTCTTTAGCAATCGCAAGGCTGTTGTtcacagaaaagaagaaaatgaaattagaATTTTCTACTGATTATTACGCTCTCCAATCATAAAAAGCATGATACAAAAAGTGGACAAGGAGtccacagaaaaagaaactaGAGAAGTTGATTCGAGCAGCAGACAAGTAGGCTCAACTGCCACCAAACCAACCTAGACAAAGAACCCTAAACTATAACCGTTTtccaagaaaagagaaaagggtAATCATTAAAGTCTCCGGAAACAGAGGCCCATTAAAATTCCCAGAACCTAACTCTCCCCAATTGTTATGTAGAATATATCATTAGGACGTTACATCGGATCATAAACTGAAATAGGAAAAAGGATAAAATACTTGGATATATACCAAGTTGGTAGGatgcagaaaacaaaaaaaaataaataagagtgAAGGGCAGAGGGAGTAAGGTACCTGTCTGGAAAGGCAGCAGAGTTGAATGGGCACATATGGCTGACTTCTTTCAAATTTACATTGCTGTAAAGCAGTTTCTTGTTACTACTGTAGATGACAGTTGGTCTATCCGATGCAGCAAACACATGAGTAGTATTCTTAGATGAGAAAGTACGGAGTGTAATGGGCTGCGTCCCAAGAGAGACTTTCTTCCTGTCTGTTAATTCGCCAGTAGTTGTGTTCAGTGTAAAGTTTAAGAGGTGTCCATCACCAAGAGCACATAACAGATAGGAtatctgaaagaaaaaaaaatggcaatAATTTACTTAAAACACTTTGCAtagaaatcaaagaaagaaaaacatgtATACATATTCATCATCTATACAGCAAACTCCCAAATGATTAAAATGCCAATATGTGTCATAAACTAGATGGATTGCACAAGGTAATAATATTAGTTATAACCGATCAAAGTTGCTATAGAGTCACTCCTCAATAGTATTTATGACCAATGATAACAAGAATGTGCATAAGTGAGAAAGATTTAGCGAAGAAAGCACGAGAGCAGACATACCCCTTCAAAAGTACAGAGAAGAACAGAACGAGGTATGATCTCTCCTCCCAAATGCTCCTTTGTGATGCGGTTCAGATCAGGAAGAGAGTATATTTGCACACTTATATCTGTCCACATCCCAACAGCTGCTAGCTGACTATAATTAGGATTTTCACCTATGGGGTTTATGTCAAGGCATGAGATCTCAAAGTCCAACTGTACATACTTCTTCTCTATCAAGACCCCGTCAACAATTTCTAAATAAACTAAATGCTTTCCTCCAGTTGCCAATAAAACCTGCCATACAAGACCATAAAGAATCAAACGGTTGAATGATCAACAATGGGCCAAACAACATGTAAATGCAGACATCTCCCAAACAGGCATAGCACCATGCTAGAAAGCAGCGGATATGCAGCTCATGCACAAATTTATAGAAACAGAAACCAAACCTGGGTGGCATTAGCTGTTGCTACATTAATCGAATAGCCTGCTGGAGCATGCCACTCATTCTTTAGATCCCTAGATGTAGAACTGACTAGCCTTACCGAGCTTGAAGTGACCTGTGATGTCAATTCATCAGCCAGCATGCATTAGATACTGTACTTTTCAATCTTTAATAAAATCATCACAGTCCAGATTATCCACTAAATGCAAtatttcagaaaagaaaaactaagcatcattttttttttatgggaaaGAGAGCAATTccataaaaaaatatagaaCAATATAACTATTCCAACAGTCAGTGGATGGTTAAGTCAAACAATAAAACCACTTTGAACCAGTAATGCAATAATCATTAACTGCATTGGGCAGTAAGCATTGAAAAAGCCTGCAACTATTCCCGAACGATTTTTCATTCTCGCATACAAGTGACGGTTAATCCACTACATTAGTGGTGCACCTGGTGGCAACCTCATAAGGTCAATGCATACTGAACTTTAAGGATAAACCTATAATAGAACAACCAGTTTTATTTTTTCGACAACAGGTTTGAGTCATGATTATAACTAAGGCTTCAGACATGGAATATTTCCACATATTAATCCACATACAGACTTTGCATAATAACTAGGAAAGGCCAAGTGATGAGAAGAATTTGACAACCTACCTGCACAAGTTGATTGAAGACAGCATCATGGCAAAATAAAGTTTGCACTTGAGAAGAGAAGCCCTGTATCTCGGTTTCTTCCAGCTCATCCTCCATATTCATTGCCAAAATACGTGTCTCACTGATAAAGCTAACAACCAGAAAGAAGTCATGTGGATCATCAGTGGACGATCTTAATGACCACATTCCCTTGATACCTTGAAGCTCAACTGATGCCTGTTCCAAGTCATTAATAAAGCAAAAGTGACTTGTATCGGCATGCAAGAATGACATGAAAATGCTTAAATGGAACTTTGGGTAAACAGGAAATGTTTGAAAGAGTCAAACCTGTTCATTGATTCCAATTCCATTTCGAACAACACGAAGAGAACCATCTTTGTAAGCACCAGAGCAAGTTACTACTTGGCCTTGGCCTTGTCTCTCAAGATCAACCACACAGAAGTCAACTATTGGCCCCAAGTTGACATACCTTTCCAAAACTTCGACATATGAACCTTTTGCATCCGGCTGTAGAGTCAGctttataagctgcatgtttgcATTCACTTTGAAGTATTAATTATTGTACAATgcaaatcattattgaaagagACATCAAATGTAGAGCAAATCAAAATCACAGTGATGTACTTAGCGCACTTAAAACTTCATGAACCACAACAGGTACACGTGACAGTACGACCAAGACAGAAAATCATTGAGACTGTTTTCAAttggggggaaaaaaaaagctttAAAATAGGGTTGGATTTAATGAATAAACCATAGAAAGCATCACTAGCATCAAACATTTTCCATGCTTGAACTCAGCAATCTAGGAGGAGAAACTGAGAAACCACTAACGTACCCTCTTCGACGATATCAACCTAATTCTCTTACAATCTCCTGTTTGCAATTAATCAAATACCTCCAATAATTTTAACTTTACTGCATCATCTCTTAGTTGACCTAACAAATTGAGGTtggtctctttctctttctctttttaatATAAACAGAGAAGAGTACACTTTCTTTTGCGCAGTATGTGTGAATAAGACAGATATAATACTCTAATCCTCAAGCCTAGACTTTAAGAGCAAAACTTGGAAATGCCTGATACAAGGTAAACACTAacaatttaaaaataatttttttaaaaaaaacagtACTTTTCTGTGAAATATGATAATGATCTGTATGTATGATACCAATTTTAAATTACCCATGACTCTTATTCTTTCCTGAACAAATAGTTATTGTTCCAACAAAACATTAGTGAGACTACACATTTCTAAGTAGCTGAGTTGGTCACCTGTGAGTCCCCATAGCTTGATCCAATATAGACGAATGCATTATCAAGATAAGAGATTGTAGATGCAATTGATGTTTCACCCAAGAGCTCAATCTTGAGTCCAGTCACCCTACAACGTATGAGGAGATTAAACCTTGAACCAacaaataaagtccacaacTCTAAACTACAAAACATTACAATCACAAACTGGAAGATTTAAGAAATGAATTTGAACTCACTTTTCTTTCTCATGGGTTATAACAAGTAGGTGAAGTAGCCCAGCATGATCACCAAGTAGATACCTAGAACCATCTGCATCCACTCTTCCATAGGCTCTTGTGATGGACTAGAAAatgacaacaacaaaaaaaaagactaatGATACATCTATAACCATTCCAATATGCAACTATTTTAGAAACTTGTAATCAGACACTTAAACAAAACTCAGATAATAACTATAACCTACCGGTCTTATGGGGATTGCTTTAAATGCATTGGCACTGCAGTAAACAATTGTTTCCTCTCCAATAATTAGAACACCGCATAGTGGTGGAGGAACTGGTATTAACAACTCAGCCCCATTGTCAAGGTTGTTCTGTGACCAAGGACCCTCGACAAAATCTTTATCCTTCAGAGCAACCTCATATGTTTTGACATGGCGGGCATCCTTGTTATCCTGCAATTAGTGAACCATATTAAAACAAATGAAACCTCTGTCCCAAGCACTCCTATACTGTTTAACATAACAAACTGTGCACGACAGATATCCACAGATAGCCCACAAAACCGATAACAGCAAAAAGAACTATAATCACACAAGAATGCATCTCTGACCATTCACACGCCCTGAGCAGAGTCATAGAATTACATGGTATACACTAAGTTGATACTGCAAGAGTTTTCCAATATACCCCTAAAGACTTCCACAACTTTTATATAGACCCAGGATATCCAGGAAATCTAGTAACACTAAGATGGAGTCAAAACTCAGGCCCAAAGTTTTGTTAACTtagaattataaaaaataaagatggtatatatatacatgtagaAACTCCATCTCCTTGACCTAGCCATGTCTTGTTTCTACTTTCTGCCAAAATTCTGATCTATGACGGCATGTACACTAATACATGCCTGCATAATATTGCCCAAAGACTTCATACACAATCTTTAAGTCCATACAACAACATAACAAACATAACAATGTAGAGACATACCTGGTAAAGAACTACAATTGTGGGTTTTGAACAACCATAAAGAAACTTGATATCTAAAACTTGAAGTTCCTCAAGCCTGAAAAGTTACCATCAAAATATATAGTTATACAACTATGTAGAAGCACCAATTCAAAAGGATAGAATGAAGAATATAGGACATGATGTACGATGCACACGTTGTACTATCACCTGCCAACTTTAGTACATTTTAAATACATGTCATGACTAATTCAATCACAGAAAAATAATCAACTAGTATATTACTAGATGACAGACAAAAAAATACCTAATGTTAAATGCTTCCTTCAGCTGCCCTTTATTGTCGAAAGGAATAACCtgccaaaacaaacaaattgtGAGGTTCCTGTCTAAACAATTGAATGTACtagaaaaatgaagaacaataaaGGCTCCTTTTGATAGTAAGAAAAAAATTAGTACAAAACCATGTACCTTAAACAAGCCATCATACAAATGAAGTCCAATTAATCTGCAATCTGGATCTATTATACCAATCTGCAGATTCATAGGTAAAGCAAATGTATAAATTTTTGTGAACTGcccaattaaaaataaaatatggtTTTAATGTGAAAttaggaaaagagaaaaagagagaaaaaaaacagaaaagaagagaCACGCTTTACACATACTAACTACTACAAAATTCATGACCATATAAAAGACCCACCTGACCGCTGTCTGTAGGACGACCTATACGATCTGAGACATCACCCATTGCCCTACAAGATAGTGGCATACATTTGTTAAAGAAATGTGAAGAGGAAAAGGTATATTGCTAGATTACAGTtgactaaaatccatatattACTTGGTAATAAGCTCCTGCGTTTCAACATCCCACTGAAGGACACAAAACTTGTATCTTTCTGTTGCAATAAACAGAAAATCCTGGGCTTCACCCTGATGAAAACTAGCGTATCAGAAAGATGAATAAAACAAATACCAGTATAGAGAAAAAGTATTAAATAACACTTACATGTGGCCGAAAAAGTTTAAGGGTTGCAATTCGTCCATATATCGGCACATCCAAGACAGGCTGCAAAAGAAAATTTAGCTTAATTCCTGCTATTAGAGCCTAGTCCTAACTAGGAAAGTTTTTGTCTTAACTTATACATTTGATAATTTTAAGTTAACCGCTTAGAGAGCTATCTGCCCTTCCCCAAcccacaaaaacaaagaaagcaagctAATAAATGCAATCTATAACTTCCTTTTCAGCATAATAATTAAATGTACCTGCAAACCCAGAGGAGTAAGTAGAAGAATTTCAATCCGTGTGCATTTCCTGgccacaaaataaaacaaaatggaTAAGAAAGCACTCTCATATGAAATCTTGCGAAGAAAATGAATTATATCATTAAGTACATCTAAACAACTTAGTCAAATACAAACATAATAATACAATGATTTTCGCTGAAGTTATATGCACTTGCAAGACCATAAACTCATTTCTTTTACACCTCTTCGTGTTTCAACAGTCATCAAAGGTATCTACGCATAGTTttctgggaaaaaaaaaaaaaaggaaaggaaagaaaaacgaaTTCGAGTTCAATGCCTAAATATTTCATCACTTGCCAGGAAAATTTTGGCTTATACAAAATTGCAAAAAATTAtacagagaaaaacaaaataagttGAGACTCAATTGCTACATTATCCACGAAATCCGAGCCTCTACACATTTCATGACTCTCAGTAACTTCCTCCACCAAATTTCTAAACCTAacataaccaaaaacaaatacaaaccACCACATAGACTCTAAATCAAATCATCACACATAGCTAATTGAAGAACCAGAATAAAACACAAGCCTCAAAACCCTTACTCCACCAAGCACACAGACCCTAAAAAGCAAACAAAGCCTCCAAAATTTG
It encodes:
- the LOC112166140 gene encoding photosystem I reaction center subunit psaK, chloroplastic is translated as MAAATVTTSLPQFNGLRPKISSNVQSLAAVQPMRRKSQGALGARCDFIGSPTNLIMVTTTSLMLFAGRFGLAPSANRKATAGLKLEIRDSGLQTGDPAGFTLADTLACGTVGHIIGVGVVLGLKNIGAL
- the LOC112166138 gene encoding DNA damage-binding protein 1 — its product is MSVWNYVVTAHKPTNVTHSCVGNFTGPQELNLIIAKCTRIEILLLTPLGLQPVLDVPIYGRIATLKLFRPHGEAQDFLFIATERYKFCVLQWDVETQELITKAMGDVSDRIGRPTDSGQIGIIDPDCRLIGLHLYDGLFKVIPFDNKGQLKEAFNIRLEELQVLDIKFLYGCSKPTIVVLYQDNKDARHVKTYEVALKDKDFVEGPWSQNNLDNGAELLIPVPPPLCGVLIIGEETIVYCSANAFKAIPIRPSITRAYGRVDADGSRYLLGDHAGLLHLLVITHEKEKVTGLKIELLGETSIASTISYLDNAFVYIGSSYGDSQLIKLTLQPDAKGSYVEVLERYVNLGPIVDFCVVDLERQGQGQVVTCSGAYKDGSLRVVRNGIGINEQASVELQGIKGMWSLRSSTDDPHDFFLVVSFISETRILAMNMEDELEETEIQGFSSQVQTLFCHDAVFNQLVQVTSSSVRLVSSTSRDLKNEWHAPAGYSINVATANATQVLLATGGKHLVYLEIVDGVLIEKKYVQLDFEISCLDINPIGENPNYSQLAAVGMWTDISVQIYSLPDLNRITKEHLGGEIIPRSVLLCTFEGISYLLCALGDGHLLNFTLNTTTGELTDRKKVSLGTQPITLRTFSSKNTTHVFAASDRPTVIYSSNKKLLYSNVNLKEVSHMCPFNSAAFPDSLAIAKEGELTIGTIDDIQKLHIRSIPLGEHARRICHQEQSRTFAICSVKNNQTGAEDSETHFIRLLDDQSFDLVTYYQLDAFEYACSILSCSFSDDSNVYYCVGTAYVLPEENEPTKGRILVFLVEDGKLQLIAEKETKGSVYSLNAFNGKLLAAINQKIQLYKWTLRDDGTRELQSECGHHGHILALYVQTRGDFIVVGDLMKSISLLIYKHEEGAIEERARDYNANWMSAVEILDDDVYLGAENFYNLFTVRKNSEGATDEERGRLEVVGEYHLGEFVNRFRHGSLVMRLPDSDVGQIPTVIFGTVNGVIGVIASLPQEHYSFLEKLQTNLRKVIKGVGGLSHEQWRSFCNEKKTSDTKNFLDGDLIESFLDLSRGKMDEISKQMSVPVEELCKRVEELTRLH